A single genomic interval of Camelina sativa cultivar DH55 chromosome 11, Cs, whole genome shotgun sequence harbors:
- the LOC104726591 gene encoding LOW QUALITY PROTEIN: uncharacterized protein LOC104726591 (The sequence of the model RefSeq protein was modified relative to this genomic sequence to represent the inferred CDS: substituted 1 base at 1 genomic stop codon): protein MMDTGARKLPIHEHNILPSARIVHNTCKGCDVKNFGYGGYVCNDSDCKAWFHKECAETPSEIRHPFHQQHLLSLTNELGDRPCSLCGQKRLESAGYSCSTCEFNVDLLCGIKPSPPTIEHPVCHGHPLVFLKKRDQEEEEPPCEVCKDAIGGPSYSCIGCDLYFHLECVHLSEEVNHPCHSDHLLKLIASKLLTDNGGGKICLLCEQQPEKMIYHCSVCNFTTCLGCTKRPPPLSIEHNRTHKHPLTLFPNGMSFNCNVTGAGLSSRAXMCLPCGFVVNGHYINLPRVININRHDHRISFTDHLGPGYLKCGVCRQTVDEFAGAYACVVCRNYAVHSHCAVRNNIWDGVELEGTFEITEDVAPFTVVGDNLISHFSHHKHTLRLHKEGIIHDEKSTARCEACTYSIGFEPIYSCEECRFILHEKCANLPKKKRLVFGTTPFTLVGASSRVGDMIDCELCCVCSTGFKYASQSGWEIDVHCASLSEPFVHDGHLHPLYFDYKDNYYCDACHTKVTNVMLCCKACDFDLCFSCASLPKQIKHRNDEHTLTLRCSEKANGKYWCDICETELDPSTWFYTCFDCGATLHVECVLGDFSRLMPGGIIDTVGEKKFDVVLNNHNTRPLCSICGSRCKVSVILKVCDGDNVYICSRSCFSDTILASSG from the coding sequence ATGATGGATACAGGGGCACGAAAGCTACCCATTCATGAGCACAATATTTTGCCTTCGGCTCGGATCGTTCACAATACATGTAAAGGCTGCGATGTAAAAAACTTCGGCTACGGCGGATACGTCTGCAATGATTCTGATTGTAAAGCTTGGTTCCATAAGGAGTGCGCGGAGACCCCATCTGAGATCAGACACCCTTTCCACCAACAACATCTTCTCTCGTTGACCAATGAACTGGGAGATCGTCCATGTAGTTTGTGTGGACAAAAGCGACTTGAATCCGCTGGTTATAGTTGTTCCACATGTGAATTCAACGTGGATTTGCTTTGTGGGATAAAACCGTCACCGCCTACTATTGAGCATCCTGTCTGCCATGGCCATCCACTTGTCTTTTTGAAGAAACGAGatcaggaggaggaggaacccCCTTGTGAAGTTTGCAAGGATGCTATTGGTGGACCTTCCTATTCATGCATTGGATGCGATCTGTACTTCCACCTGGAATGTGTCCATCTCTCGGAAGAGGTAAATCATCCTTGCCACTCTGATCATCTTCTCAAGCTCATCGCATCCAAATTACTTACCGATAATGGTGGTGGGAAGATTTGTCTTTTGTGCGAACAACAACCAGAAAAGATGATTTATCATTGTTCTGTCTGCAACTTCACCACGTGTCTTGGCTGTACCAAAAGGCCACCCCCTCTTTCTATCGAGCATAACAGGACCCACAAACATCCACTTACCCTCTTTCCAAATGGAATGTCATTTAATTGTAATGTTACCGGGGCTGGGCTTAGCAGTAGAGCCTAGATGTGTCTTCCTTGTGGATTTGTTGTCAATGGGCATTATATCAACTTACCCCGGGTAATAAACATCAACCGTCATGATCATCGCATCTCTTTCACTGATCACCTTGGCCCTGGATATCTGAAATGCGGAGTTTGCCGCCAAACTGTGGACGAGTTTGCTGGGGCTTATGCTTGTGTAGTTTGCCGTAACTATGCAGTTCACTCGCACTGTGCAGTACGCAATAATATATGGGATGGTGTGGAACTAGAAGGTACATTTGAGATCACAGAAGATGTTGCACCATTCACGGTAGTAGGAGATAACTTGATAAGTCATTTTAGTCATCACAAGCATACCTTAAGGCTCCACAAAGAAGGCATCATTCATGATGAGAAGAGTACTGCTCGATGTGAAGCATGTACATATTCAATCGGATTTGAGCCGATCTACAGTTGTGAGGAATGTCGTTTCATTCTACATGAAAAATGTGCTAATCTTCCTAAGAAAAAGAGACTCGTGTTTGGCACCACACCATTCACATTAGTGGGAGCAAGTAGTCGTGTTGGTGATATGATAGACTGTGAATTATGTTGCGTATGTTCTACTGGTTTTAAGTACGCATCTCAGAGTGGGTGGGAGATAGATGTACATTGTGCTTCTCTTTCTGAGCCCTTCGTTCATGATGGCCATTTACATCCCCTATATTTTGATTATAAGGACAATTACTATTGCGATGCATGCCATACTAAGGTAACGAATGTCATGCTCTGTTGCAAAGCTTGTGactttgatttgtgtttcagTTGCGCTAGTTTGCCAAAACAGATAAAGCATAGAAACGATGAGCACACTCTCACTCTACGTTGTAGTGAAAAAGCGAATGGAAAGTATTGGTGCGATATATGTGAGACAGAGTTGGATCCAAGTACATGGTTCTATACATGCTTTGATTGTGGAGCCACATTGCATGTGGAATGCGTACTAGGAGATTTCTCACGTCTCATGCCAGGAGGGATCATTGATACTGTCGGGGAAAAGAAATTTGATGTGGTTCTTAACAATCACAACACTCGACCATTATGCAGCATCTGTGGCTCTCGATGCAAGGTCTCAGTCATCTTAAAGGTCTGCGATGGAGACAATGTATACATATGTTCTCGTTCATGTTTTTCTGATACGATTTTAGCTAGTTCAGGTTGA